A genome region from Neisseria meningitidis includes the following:
- a CDS encoding DMT family transporter — MENQRPLLGFALALLAAMTWGTLPIAVRQVLKFVDAPTLVWVRFTVAAAVLFVLLALGGRLPKWRDFSWCSFRLLLLGVAGISANFVLIAQGLHYISPTTTQVLWQISPFTMIVVGVLVFKDRMTAAQKIGLVLLLAGLLMFFNDKFGELSGLGAYAKGVLLCAAGSMAWVCYAVAQKLLSAQFGPQQILLLIYAASAAVFLPFAELAHIGSLDGTLAWVCFAYCCLNTLIGYGSFGEALKHWEASKVSAVTTLLPVFTVIFSLLGHYVMPDTFAAPDMNGLGYAGALVVVGGAVTAAVGDRLFKRR, encoded by the coding sequence ATGGAAAACCAAAGGCCGCTCCTAGGCTTCGCGTTGGCACTTTTGGCGGCGATGACGTGGGGAACGCTGCCGATTGCCGTGCGGCAGGTATTGAAGTTTGTCGATGCGCCGACGCTGGTGTGGGTGCGTTTTACCGTGGCGGCGGCGGTATTGTTTGTTTTGCTGGCATTGGGCGGGCGGCTGCCGAAGTGGCGGGATTTTTCTTGGTGCTCATTCAGGCTGCTGCTGCTCGGCGTGGCGGGCATTTCGGCAAACTTTGTGCTGATTGCCCAAGGGCTGCATTATATTTCGCCGACCACGACGCAGGTTTTGTGGCAGATTTCGCCGTTTACGATGATTGTTGTCGGTGTGTTGGTGTTTAAAGACCGGATGACTGCCGCTCAGAAAATCGGCTTGGTTTTGCTGCTTGCCGGTTTGCTTATGTTTTTTAACGATAAATTCGGCGAGTTGTCGGGTTTGGGCGCGTATGCGAAGGGCGTGTTGCTGTGTGCGGCAGGCAGTATGGCATGGGTGTGTTATGCCGTGGCGCAAAAGCTGCTGTCGGCGCAATTCGGGCCGCAACAGATTCTGCTGTTGATTTATGCGGCAAGTGCCGCCGTGTTCCTGCCGTTTGCCGAACTGGCACACATCGGAAGTTTGGACGGTACGTTGGCGTGGGTTTGTTTTGCGTATTGCTGCTTGAATACGTTAATCGGTTACGGCTCGTTCGGCGAGGCGTTGAAACATTGGGAGGCTTCCAAAGTCAGCGCGGTAACAACCTTGCTCCCCGTGTTTACCGTAATATTTTCTTTGCTCGGGCATTATGTGATGCCTGATACTTTTGCCGCGCCGGATATGAACGGTTTGGGTTATGCCGGCGCACTGGTCGTGGTCGGGGGTGCGGTTACGGCGGCGGTGGGGGACAGGCTGTTCAAACGCCGCTAG
- the fumC gene encoding class II fumarate hydratase has translation MNTRTEHDTMGNVEVPSEAYWGAQTQRSRNNFKIGGETLPQPLIYALALVKKAAAATNVSLGRIKPEQADLITQAADDVLNGKLDGQFPLVVWQTGSGTQSNMNMNEVLANRANEIAGTGLAAYQPVHPNDHVNHAQSTNDAFPTAIHVAAAIEINRHLIPAVKALRDTLDKKAQAFAPIVKIGRTHLQDATPLTLGQEFSGYVSQLDHGLGRLNDALKDLYELALGGTAVGTGLNSHPEYAEKAAAKLAELSGLPFVSAPNKFEALGGRDAAVAASGALKTLAASLNKIANDIRWLASGPRCGLGEIKIPENEPGSSIMPGKVNPTQCEAMTMVCCQVFGNDVTIGMAGASGNFELNVYMPVIAYNLLQSIRLLGDACNSFNEHCAVGIEPVPEKIDYFLHHSLMLVTALNRKIGYENAAKVAKTAYKNNKSLRETAVELGLLTGEEFDELVVPADMVHPR, from the coding sequence ATGAACACTCGCACCGAACACGACACCATGGGCAATGTCGAAGTCCCGTCCGAAGCCTATTGGGGCGCGCAGACCCAGCGCAGCCGCAACAATTTCAAAATCGGCGGCGAAACCCTGCCGCAGCCGCTGATTTATGCTTTGGCGTTGGTGAAAAAAGCCGCTGCCGCGACCAATGTTTCCCTCGGCAGGATTAAGCCGGAACAGGCGGATTTGATTACGCAGGCGGCGGATGATGTGTTGAACGGCAAGCTCGACGGACAGTTTCCTTTAGTGGTTTGGCAGACCGGCTCCGGCACGCAGTCCAATATGAACATGAACGAAGTGCTGGCGAACCGCGCCAACGAAATCGCCGGTACGGGTTTGGCGGCGTATCAGCCCGTCCATCCCAACGACCATGTGAACCACGCGCAATCGACCAACGACGCATTCCCGACCGCTATCCACGTTGCCGCCGCGATTGAAATCAACCGCCACCTCATCCCCGCCGTAAAAGCCCTGCGCGACACCTTGGACAAAAAAGCCCAAGCCTTCGCCCCTATCGTCAAAATCGGCCGCACCCACTTGCAGGACGCGACGCCGCTGACTTTAGGCCAAGAATTTTCCGGCTACGTTTCCCAGCTCGACCACGGCTTAGGCCGTCTGAACGACGCGCTTAAAGACTTGTATGAACTTGCTTTGGGCGGTACGGCGGTCGGCACGGGTTTGAACAGCCATCCCGAATACGCCGAAAAAGCCGCCGCCAAACTCGCCGAATTGTCCGGCTTGCCGTTTGTCAGCGCGCCGAACAAATTTGAAGCCTTGGGCGGACGCGATGCCGCCGTTGCCGCTTCGGGCGCATTGAAAACGCTGGCGGCAAGCCTGAATAAAATCGCCAACGACATCCGCTGGCTGGCAAGCGGCCCGCGCTGCGGTTTGGGCGAAATCAAAATCCCCGAAAACGAGCCGGGTTCGTCCATCATGCCGGGCAAAGTCAACCCGACCCAATGCGAAGCGATGACCATGGTGTGCTGCCAAGTGTTCGGCAACGACGTTACCATCGGTATGGCGGGCGCGTCGGGCAATTTCGAGCTGAACGTCTATATGCCCGTCATCGCCTACAACCTCTTGCAATCCATCCGCCTGTTGGGCGACGCGTGCAACAGCTTCAACGAACACTGCGCCGTCGGCATTGAACCCGTACCGGAAAAAATCGACTATTTCCTGCACCATTCCCTGATGCTCGTTACCGCGTTAAACCGCAAAATCGGTTACGAAAACGCCGCCAAAGTCGCCAAAACCGCCTACAAAAACAACAAATCGTTGCGCGAAACCGCCGTTGAGTTGGGCTTGCTGACGGGCGAAGAATTTGACGAACTGGTCGTTCCTGCCGATATGGTTCATCCGCGCTAA
- the tkt gene encoding transketolase, translating into MSQLANAIRFLSADAVQKANSGHPGAPMGMAEMAETLWTKFLNHNPANPKFYNRDRFVLSNGHASMLLYSLLHLTGYNLSIEDLKNFRQLHSKTPGHPEYGYTDGVETTTGPLGQGIANAVGMALAEKILAAEFNKDGLNIVDHYTYVFMGDGCLMEGVSHEACSLAGTLGLGKLIVLYDDNNISIDGKVDGWFTENIPQRFESYGWHVVPNVNGHDTAAIQAAIEAARAETGKPSIICCKTLIGKGSANKEGSHKTHGAPLGADEIEATRKHLGWTYPAFEIPQEIYDAWNAKEQGAKLEADWNELFAQYQAKYPAEAAEFVRRMDKKLPDNFDEYVQAALKEVCAKAETIATRKASQNSIEILAKELPELVGGSADLTPSNLTDWSNSVSVTRDKGGNYIHYGVREFGMGAIMNGLVLHGGVKPFGATFLMFSEYERNALRMAALMKINPVFVFTHDSIGLGEDGPTHQPIEQTATLRLIPNMDVWRPCDTAESLVAWAEAVKAADHPSCLIFSRQNLKFQARSEQQLNDIKRGGYVISEAQGNAQAVIIATGSEVELALEAQKALAAQNIAVHVVSMPSTNVFDRQDTAYQAAVLPESLPRIAVEAGHADGWYKYVGLNGAVVGINRFGESAPADLLFKAFGFTVDNVVDTVKSVL; encoded by the coding sequence ATGTCTCAACTGGCAAACGCAATCCGCTTCCTCTCGGCCGATGCCGTTCAAAAAGCCAATTCCGGCCACCCCGGCGCGCCTATGGGTATGGCGGAAATGGCGGAAACATTGTGGACGAAATTCCTCAATCACAATCCCGCCAACCCCAAATTCTACAACCGCGACCGCTTCGTCCTCTCCAACGGCCACGCGTCTATGCTGTTGTACAGCCTGCTGCACCTGACCGGCTACAATCTGAGCATTGAAGACTTGAAAAACTTCCGCCAACTGCACAGCAAAACCCCCGGCCATCCCGAATACGGCTATACCGACGGCGTGGAAACCACGACCGGCCCGTTGGGGCAAGGGATTGCCAACGCGGTGGGCATGGCATTAGCCGAAAAAATCCTTGCCGCCGAATTTAATAAAGATGGTTTGAACATCGTCGATCATTACACCTACGTCTTCATGGGCGACGGCTGTCTGATGGAAGGCGTATCGCACGAAGCCTGTTCGCTCGCCGGCACCTTGGGCTTGGGCAAACTGATTGTTTTGTATGATGACAACAATATTTCCATTGATGGTAAAGTGGACGGCTGGTTTACCGAAAACATCCCGCAACGCTTTGAAAGCTACGGCTGGCACGTCGTTCCCAATGTAAACGGTCATGACACCGCCGCCATTCAAGCCGCCATCGAAGCCGCACGTGCCGAAACCGGCAAACCGTCCATCATCTGCTGCAAAACCTTAATCGGCAAAGGCAGTGCCAACAAAGAAGGCAGCCACAAAACCCACGGCGCACCTTTGGGCGCGGACGAAATCGAAGCCACGCGCAAACATTTGGGCTGGACTTACCCCGCCTTTGAAATCCCGCAAGAAATTTACGATGCGTGGAATGCCAAAGAACAAGGCGCGAAACTGGAAGCCGACTGGAACGAACTGTTCGCGCAATATCAAGCCAAATATCCTGCCGAAGCCGCAGAATTTGTGCGCCGTATGGATAAAAAGCTGCCGGACAATTTCGATGAATACGTTCAAGCCGCATTGAAAGAAGTGTGCGCCAAAGCCGAAACCATCGCCACCCGCAAAGCCAGCCAAAACAGCATCGAAATCTTGGCAAAAGAGCTGCCCGAACTGGTGGGCGGCTCTGCCGACCTGACCCCGTCCAACCTGACCGACTGGTCAAACAGCGTTTCCGTTACCCGCGACAAAGGCGGCAACTACATCCACTACGGCGTGCGCGAGTTCGGTATGGGCGCGATTATGAACGGTTTGGTATTGCACGGCGGCGTAAAACCCTTCGGCGCGACTTTCCTGATGTTCAGCGAATACGAGCGCAACGCCCTGCGTATGGCTGCGTTGATGAAAATCAACCCTGTATTTGTGTTCACCCACGATTCCATCGGTTTGGGCGAAGACGGCCCGACCCACCAGCCGATTGAGCAAACCGCCACCCTGCGCCTGATTCCGAATATGGACGTATGGCGGCCGTGCGACACCGCCGAATCCTTGGTCGCTTGGGCAGAAGCCGTCAAAGCCGCCGATCACCCGTCCTGCCTGATTTTCAGCCGTCAAAACCTGAAATTCCAAGCGCGCAGCGAGCAACAACTGAACGACATCAAACGCGGCGGCTACGTCATCAGCGAAGCACAAGGCAACGCCCAAGCCGTCATCATTGCCACCGGTTCCGAAGTCGAGCTGGCTTTGGAAGCGCAAAAAGCCCTCGCCGCGCAAAACATCGCCGTGCACGTCGTTTCCATGCCGTCCACCAACGTATTCGACCGCCAAGACACCGCCTATCAAGCCGCCGTCCTGCCCGAAAGCCTGCCGCGCATCGCCGTAGAAGCCGGACACGCCGACGGCTGGTACAAATACGTCGGACTGAACGGCGCAGTCGTCGGCATCAACCGCTTCGGCGAATCCGCCCCTGCCGATTTACTCTTCAAAGCATTCGGCTTTACCGTGGACAATGTGGTCGATACAGTGAAATCAGTGCTGTAA